One window of the Ictidomys tridecemlineatus isolate mIctTri1 chromosome 11, mIctTri1.hap1, whole genome shotgun sequence genome contains the following:
- the LOC144368078 gene encoding LOW QUALITY PROTEIN: survival of motor neuron-related-splicing factor 30-like (The sequence of the model RefSeq protein was modified relative to this genomic sequence to represent the inferred CDS: substituted 1 base at 1 genomic stop codon) has product MSEDLAKQLASYKAQLXQVEAALSGNGENEDLLKLKKDLQEVIELTKDLLSTQSSETLASSDSFASAQPTHSWKVGDKCMAIWSEDGQCYEAEIEEIDEENGTAAITFAGYGNAEVTPLLNLKPVEEGRKAKEDSGNKPMSKKEMIAQQREYKKKKALKKAQRIKELEQEREDQKVKWQQFSNRAYSKNKKGQVKRSIFASPESVTGKVGVGTCGIADKPVTQYQDTSKYNVRHLMPQ; this is encoded by the coding sequence ATGTCAGAGGATCTAGCAAAACAGCTGGCAAGCTACAAAGCTCAACTCTAGCAAGTAGAAGCTGCATTAtctggaaatggagaaaatgaagatTTGCTAAAATTGAAGAAAGATTTACAAGAAGTTATAGAACTAACCAAAGATCTCCTGTCAACTCAATCATCAGAAACTCTTGCAAGTTCAGATAGTTTTGCTTCTGCTCAGCCTACTCATTCATGGAAAGTTGGAGACAAGTGTATGGCAATCTGGAGTGAAGATGGACAGTGTTACGAAGCGGAGATCGAGgagatagatgaagaaaatggcaCCGCTGCAATTACCTTTGCTGGTTATGGCAATGCTGAAGTGACTCCACTGTTGAACCTGAAGCCtgtagaagaaggaaggaaggcaaaGGAGGACAGTGGGAATAAACCCATGTCAAAAAAGGAAATGATTGCCCAGCAGCGtgaatacaaaaagaagaaagctttGAAAAAAGCACAGAGAATAAAAGAACTTGAACAGGAAAGAGAGGACCAGAAGGTGAAATGGCAACAATTCAGCAACAGAGcctattctaaaaacaaaaaaggccagGTAAAGAGGAGTATTTTTGCTTCACCTGAGAGTGTTACTGGCAAAGTTGGAGTAGGAACTTGTGGAATTGCTGATAAACCTGTGACACAGTATCAAGATACCTCTAAATATAATGTCAGGCATTTGATGCCTCAATaa